A single region of the Gemmatimonadota bacterium genome encodes:
- a CDS encoding dodecin family protein, whose protein sequence is MSVARVTEIKTSSKKGFDDAVRVGIARANKTLENVKGAWIADQEVVVEGGKIVEYRVLMKVTFILK, encoded by the coding sequence ATGTCCGTCGCGAGAGTCACCGAAATCAAGACATCCTCGAAGAAGGGCTTCGACGACGCGGTGCGCGTGGGAATCGCGCGCGCCAACAAGACGCTCGAGAACGTGAAAGGAGCCTGGATCGCGGATCAGGAGGTCGTGGTGGAGGGCGGAAAGATTGTCGAGTACCGCGTCCTGATGAAGGTGACCTTCATCCTGAAGTGA